In one Winogradskyella sp. MH6 genomic region, the following are encoded:
- a CDS encoding SDR family oxidoreductase produces the protein MSKVVLITGGSSGIGKSVGEFLQDKGYKVYGTSRNPKNYPNSKFPIVALDVTKPETISTCIAEVLKQEGRIDVLINNAGAGITGPIEEIPDAEIKRNFETNFFGPINVIKATLPVMRAQNSGLIINITSIAGYMGLPFRGVYSASKGALEIITEAFRMELKDFNIEMTNVAPGDFATNIAAGRYHAPVLEDSPYKEKYGHSLKTMDEHVDEGGDPKEMAEAIYKVIETKSPKIHYKVGAFMQKFSIVLKRILPDKVYEKLLMNHYKL, from the coding sequence ATGTCTAAAGTTGTTTTAATAACCGGAGGATCTTCAGGAATAGGTAAATCGGTAGGAGAATTTTTGCAAGACAAAGGTTATAAAGTCTACGGAACCAGCAGAAATCCTAAAAATTATCCAAACAGTAAGTTTCCAATAGTGGCTTTAGACGTTACAAAGCCCGAGACGATTTCGACTTGTATTGCTGAGGTTTTAAAGCAAGAAGGCAGAATAGATGTCCTTATAAATAATGCTGGAGCAGGCATTACCGGTCCAATCGAAGAAATTCCAGATGCTGAGATAAAACGAAATTTTGAAACTAATTTTTTTGGCCCTATCAATGTTATAAAGGCGACTTTGCCTGTGATGAGAGCTCAAAATTCAGGCTTAATTATAAATATAACCTCAATTGCAGGTTATATGGGTTTACCATTTAGAGGCGTTTATAGTGCTAGTAAAGGAGCATTAGAAATTATAACCGAAGCATTTAGAATGGAGCTCAAAGATTTTAATATTGAAATGACCAATGTTGCTCCTGGTGATTTTGCTACTAATATTGCTGCTGGTCGATATCACGCACCTGTTTTAGAAGATTCACCGTATAAGGAAAAATATGGACATTCTTTAAAAACTATGGATGAACATGTTGATGAAGGTGGTGATCCTAAAGAAATGGCAGAGGCTATTTATAAAGTGATAGAAACTAAATCACCAAAGATTCATTATAAAGTAGGTGCCTTTATGCAGAAATTTTCGATTGTACTTAAGCGCATTCTACCTGATAAGGTTTATGAAAAGTTGCTAATGAACCATTATAAGTTATAA
- a CDS encoding ankyrin repeat domain-containing protein, producing MNENELFFRTIQSGNVENIGFQLDKNPNLANIKDGRGFTPLIFATYFGQPDIAKLLIERGADVNAQDASGNTALIGVSFKGNKDLVDLLLDSNAAVDVQNKNGTTALIFATQYNQKTIVDTLLNRQANTSIKDNEGKMALDYAQEKGFEAIEALLK from the coding sequence ATGAACGAAAACGAATTATTCTTTAGAACCATACAATCAGGTAACGTTGAAAATATAGGATTCCAGTTAGATAAAAATCCAAATTTAGCTAACATAAAAGATGGAAGAGGTTTTACTCCATTGATTTTTGCTACTTATTTTGGTCAACCTGATATTGCAAAATTATTAATCGAAAGAGGAGCAGATGTTAATGCGCAAGATGCGTCAGGAAATACAGCTTTAATAGGTGTAAGCTTTAAGGGAAATAAAGATTTGGTAGATTTATTACTAGATTCTAATGCAGCTGTTGATGTTCAGAATAAAAACGGTACAACAGCCCTAATTTTTGCAACACAATACAATCAAAAAACTATTGTGGATACTTTATTAAATCGCCAAGCCAATACATCTATTAAGGACAACGAAGGTAAAATGGCTTTAGACTATGCTCAAGAAAAAGGCTTTGAAGCTATTGAGGCATTACTAAAGTAA
- a CDS encoding DUF6952 family protein, with product MKLPVIKQLTQFIEDNDEDYVVETIETLENLTEVTSLKDEELDVIGELISNMYGAIEVHKMVKDGTPKKEALNTFMSRVLGSIDK from the coding sequence TTAACACAATTTATCGAAGATAACGATGAAGACTACGTAGTAGAAACCATTGAAACCTTAGAAAACCTAACCGAAGTAACATCTTTAAAAGATGAAGAGTTAGACGTTATAGGCGAATTGATTTCTAATATGTATGGTGCTATTGAAGTCCATAAAATGGTAAAAGACGGTACACCAAAAAAGGAAGCCTTAAACACTTTTATGTCTCGTGTTCTTGGGTCTATTGATAAATAG
- a CDS encoding ABC-F family ATP-binding cassette domain-containing protein: protein MLSVSNLSVQFGKRILFDEVNTTFNNGNCYGIIGANGAGKSTFLKILAGKMDPTSGHVHLEPGKRMSVLEQNHNKHDEDTVLETVLKGNKPLYKLKSQIDALYADYTDENAEKIGELQVEFEEMNGWNADSDAAAMLSNLGIKEDLHYSLMGDLDGKQKVRVLLAQALFGNPDVLIMDEPTNDLDYETISWLENFLANYDNCVIVVSHDRHFLDAVCTHISDIDFGKINHYSGNYTFWYESSQLAAKQRAQQNKKAEEKKKELEEFIRRFSANVAKSKQATSRKKMIDKLNIADIKPSSRRYPAIIFEREREAGDQILNVEGLAASIDGDVLFKGIDINLAKGDKVVIYSKDSRASTAFYQIINGKEQADSGKFEWGVTTNQSYLPLDNSEYFDNKLTLVDWLRQWATTEEEREEVYIRGFLGKMIFSGEEALKTSDVLSGGEKVRCMLSRMMMMRANVVMVDEPTNHLDLESITAFNNALKNFKGTVMLTTHDHEFAQTVGNRIIELTPNGVIDRYMTFDEYMSDKKIKEQREKMYGLTV, encoded by the coding sequence ATGTTATCAGTTTCTAATCTTTCGGTTCAATTTGGAAAACGTATCCTTTTTGATGAGGTCAACACCACTTTTAACAATGGTAATTGTTATGGAATTATTGGTGCTAATGGTGCAGGAAAATCTACATTTTTAAAGATTTTAGCAGGGAAAATGGATCCAACGTCCGGACATGTACACCTTGAGCCAGGTAAACGTATGTCTGTGTTAGAGCAGAACCATAATAAGCATGATGAGGATACGGTCTTAGAAACTGTACTTAAAGGTAACAAGCCATTATATAAGTTGAAATCTCAAATAGATGCTTTGTATGCCGATTATACAGATGAAAATGCTGAGAAAATAGGTGAGCTGCAAGTAGAGTTTGAAGAAATGAATGGTTGGAATGCCGATAGTGATGCTGCTGCAATGTTGTCTAACTTAGGTATTAAGGAAGATTTACATTATTCTTTAATGGGAGATTTAGATGGTAAGCAAAAAGTACGTGTCTTACTAGCACAAGCTTTATTTGGTAATCCTGATGTTCTGATTATGGATGAGCCTACCAATGACTTGGATTACGAAACCATTTCTTGGTTAGAAAATTTCTTGGCCAATTACGATAACTGTGTTATAGTCGTATCTCACGACCGTCACTTTTTAGATGCTGTTTGTACGCATATTTCTGATATTGACTTCGGAAAAATTAACCATTACTCTGGTAACTATACATTTTGGTACGAGTCGTCTCAGTTAGCAGCAAAGCAACGTGCACAACAAAACAAAAAGGCAGAAGAGAAAAAGAAAGAATTAGAAGAATTTATTCGTCGTTTCTCTGCTAACGTTGCAAAGTCTAAACAGGCAACAAGTAGAAAGAAAATGATAGACAAGCTTAATATCGCAGATATAAAACCAAGTAGTCGTCGTTATCCTGCTATTATTTTTGAGCGTGAACGCGAAGCAGGAGATCAGATTTTAAATGTTGAAGGATTGGCTGCAAGTATAGATGGAGATGTACTATTTAAAGGAATAGATATTAACCTTGCAAAAGGAGATAAAGTAGTTATTTATTCAAAAGACTCAAGAGCATCAACTGCGTTTTATCAAATTATTAACGGTAAAGAGCAAGCCGATTCGGGTAAATTTGAATGGGGAGTTACAACAAATCAATCGTATTTGCCATTAGATAATAGTGAATATTTTGACAATAAACTAACTCTAGTAGATTGGTTGCGCCAATGGGCAACTACCGAAGAAGAACGCGAAGAAGTATACATTAGAGGTTTCCTGGGAAAAATGATTTTTAGTGGAGAAGAAGCTTTAAAAACTTCAGATGTATTATCTGGAGGAGAAAAAGTGCGTTGTATGCTTAGTCGAATGATGATGATGAGAGCTAACGTTGTCATGGTAGACGAACCAACAAACCACTTAGATCTTGAAAGTATTACGGCATTTAACAATGCACTGAAAAACTTTAAAGGTACAGTGATGCTAACTACCCACGATCATGAATTTGCACAAACCGTTGGTAATAGAATTATAGAGTTAACTCCAAATGGTGTTATAGATCGCTATATGACATTTGATGAATATATGAGCGACAAGAAAATTAAGGAGCAGAGAGAGAAAATGTATGGGTTGACGGTTTAG
- the fsa gene encoding fructose-6-phosphate aldolase, with product MKFFIDTANLDQIKEAQDMGILDGVTTNPSLMAKEGITGVDNIMKHYVDICNIVDGDVSAEVISTDFEGMVREGEALAELHDQIVIKLPMIKDGVKACKYFSDRGIKTNVTLVFSPGQALLAAKAGATYVSPFIGRLDDISTDGLNLIAEIRHIFDNYAFETEILAASVRHTMHVIDCAKLGADVMTGPLSSITGLLKHPLTDIGLEKFLADYKKGN from the coding sequence ATGAAATTTTTTATTGACACAGCCAATTTAGACCAGATTAAAGAAGCTCAAGATATGGGTATTTTAGATGGTGTTACAACAAACCCGTCACTAATGGCAAAAGAAGGTATTACTGGTGTAGATAATATTATGAAGCATTATGTAGATATCTGTAATATAGTAGATGGCGATGTATCTGCAGAAGTTATTTCTACAGATTTTGAAGGTATGGTAAGAGAAGGAGAGGCTTTGGCTGAGTTACACGACCAGATTGTTATTAAGCTTCCTATGATTAAGGATGGAGTAAAAGCTTGTAAATATTTTTCAGATAGAGGAATTAAAACCAACGTTACTTTAGTATTCTCACCAGGTCAGGCATTATTAGCAGCAAAAGCTGGTGCTACATATGTTTCACCGTTTATTGGTCGTTTAGATGATATTTCTACAGATGGTTTAAACCTTATTGCAGAAATCCGTCATATTTTTGATAACTATGCTTTTGAAACAGAAATATTAGCAGCGTCTGTACGTCATACGATGCATGTTATAGATTGTGCAAAATTAGGAGCCGATGTTATGACAGGACCTTTAAGTTCTATTACAGGATTATTAAAACATCCTTTAACCGATATAGGTTTAGAAAAATTCTTAGCAGATTACAAGAAAGGAAACTAA
- a CDS encoding glutaminyl-peptide cyclotransferase, translated as MQLYKYLIIFCLSLVFINCGEKNTANQTGLTIDLNTKSLLLGDKLNLTINNPKKLNITNVSYQLDGKAITKDAVLGNLTLGEKSLVATITYDDKTETVSKTITIYNNSIPSIYNYEIVNTYPHDITSYTQGLEFHNGELYESTGQYNESKLRKVNFETGEVLKNIDLDDNFFGEGLTILDEKIYQLTWRAKRGFVYDINTFEKLKTFNYGTSEEGWGICNDGEKLYKSDGTEKIWILNPDNLSEGSHIEVYTEKGKIPALNELEWIDGKIFANIYQKNGVVIINPKTGGVEGVINFKPLRKLVTQHNELDVLNGIAYHPERKTIFVTGKNWDKLFEVKIKKQ; from the coding sequence ATGCAACTATACAAGTATCTCATTATCTTTTGCTTAAGCCTAGTTTTTATTAACTGTGGAGAAAAAAACACTGCAAATCAAACTGGCTTAACTATTGATCTTAATACAAAATCTCTATTATTAGGTGATAAATTAAACCTTACCATCAACAATCCTAAAAAGCTGAACATAACAAATGTTAGTTATCAATTAGATGGTAAAGCAATTACAAAAGATGCAGTGTTAGGGAATCTAACCTTAGGCGAAAAATCTTTAGTTGCTACAATTACATATGATGATAAAACCGAAACGGTTAGCAAAACCATTACTATTTACAACAATAGTATTCCATCTATATATAATTACGAAATTGTAAATACATATCCGCACGATATCACCTCTTACACCCAAGGTTTGGAATTTCATAATGGAGAATTGTACGAAAGTACAGGTCAGTACAACGAATCTAAACTTAGAAAAGTAAACTTTGAAACTGGCGAAGTCTTAAAAAACATTGATTTAGATGATAACTTTTTTGGTGAAGGCTTAACAATTTTAGACGAAAAAATATACCAACTTACATGGAGAGCCAAACGTGGTTTTGTGTACGACATCAATACGTTTGAAAAGCTAAAAACCTTCAATTACGGCACAAGCGAAGAAGGTTGGGGAATTTGTAACGATGGAGAAAAACTTTATAAATCTGATGGAACCGAAAAAATATGGATTCTTAATCCTGATAATCTTTCTGAAGGTAGTCACATTGAAGTCTATACTGAAAAAGGAAAAATCCCAGCTTTGAATGAGCTCGAATGGATTGATGGTAAAATATTTGCCAATATCTATCAAAAAAACGGTGTGGTAATTATTAATCCTAAAACAGGAGGTGTAGAAGGTGTTATTAACTTTAAGCCTCTTAGAAAATTAGTAACACAGCACAACGAGCTTGATGTTTTAAACGGTATTGCCTATCATCCTGAGCGCAAAACCATTTTTGTTACTGGTAAAAACTGGGACAAACTTTTTGAAGTAAAAATTAAAAAGCAATAA
- the katG gene encoding catalase/peroxidase HPI: protein MDSNNSGNADKCPFMQGANTEIENNVMDWWPNALNLDILHQHDSKTNPLGADFDYQEELKKLDVEALKQDMTNLMTDSQDWWPADWGHYGGLMIRMAWHAAGSYRISDGRGGGGTGNQRFAPLNSWPDNVSLDKARRLLWPIKKKYGNKVSWADLIILAGTIAYESMGLKTYGFAFGREDIWGPEKDTYWGAEKEWLAPSDERYGDVDNPETMENPLAAVQMGLIYVNPEGVNGKQDPLKTAAQVRETFKRMAMNDEETVALTAGGHTVGKTHGNGDASILGPDPEAAPVEEQGFGWHNPTKSGKGRYTVTSGLEGAWTTHPTKWDNGFFEMLFNHEWESRKSPAGANQWEPVSIKEEDMPVDVEDMTTKHNPMMTDADMAMKMDPIYREISLKFMNDFDYFSDAFARAWFKLTHRDMGPKDRWYGPDVPQEDLIWQDPVPKGNKDYNVDAVKSKIADSGLSIADMVSTAWDSARTFRGSDFRGGANGARIRLAPQKDWQGNEPERLSNVLSVLEPIASEFGISIADTIVLAGNVGVEKAIKNAGMNVSVPFSPGRGDASSEMTDPESFAPLEPLADGFRNWLKKDYVVSPEELLLDRSQLMGLTAPEMTVLIGGMRVMGTNYGGTKHGVFTDNEGALTNDFFVNLTDMSNSWNAKDGMYEICDRKTGVKKWTATRVDLVFGSNSILRAYAEVYAQDDSKEKFVKDFVAAWTKVMNADRFDLK, encoded by the coding sequence ATGGATAGTAACAACTCAGGTAATGCCGACAAATGCCCTTTTATGCAGGGAGCTAATACAGAGATAGAAAATAATGTAATGGATTGGTGGCCAAATGCTCTTAATCTTGACATATTGCACCAACATGATTCAAAAACCAATCCACTTGGAGCGGATTTTGATTACCAAGAAGAACTAAAAAAATTGGATGTCGAGGCTTTAAAACAAGACATGACCAACTTAATGACCGACAGCCAAGACTGGTGGCCAGCAGATTGGGGACACTATGGTGGTTTGATGATTCGTATGGCATGGCATGCTGCTGGGTCGTATAGAATTTCTGATGGAAGAGGTGGTGGAGGTACCGGAAACCAACGTTTTGCACCATTAAACTCTTGGCCAGATAATGTAAGTTTAGATAAAGCTAGACGTTTGCTTTGGCCTATCAAGAAAAAATATGGTAACAAAGTTAGCTGGGCAGATTTAATCATATTAGCTGGTACTATAGCTTATGAAAGTATGGGATTAAAAACCTATGGTTTTGCTTTTGGTAGAGAAGATATTTGGGGACCTGAAAAAGATACGTATTGGGGAGCAGAGAAAGAATGGCTAGCTCCAAGTGATGAGCGTTACGGAGATGTTGATAATCCTGAAACAATGGAAAATCCTTTGGCAGCAGTGCAGATGGGATTAATTTATGTAAACCCAGAAGGTGTTAATGGCAAACAAGATCCTTTAAAAACAGCAGCCCAAGTTCGTGAAACATTTAAGAGAATGGCAATGAACGATGAAGAAACGGTTGCATTAACAGCCGGAGGACATACTGTTGGAAAAACTCACGGAAATGGAGATGCCAGTATTTTAGGACCAGATCCAGAAGCAGCACCAGTTGAAGAGCAAGGTTTTGGATGGCACAACCCAACAAAATCAGGTAAAGGACGCTATACCGTTACCAGTGGTTTAGAAGGAGCTTGGACCACACATCCTACTAAATGGGATAATGGTTTTTTTGAAATGCTATTTAACCATGAATGGGAATCTAGAAAAAGTCCTGCAGGCGCCAATCAATGGGAGCCAGTAAGTATTAAGGAAGAAGATATGCCAGTTGATGTTGAAGATATGACAACTAAGCATAACCCTATGATGACCGATGCTGATATGGCCATGAAAATGGATCCTATTTATCGTGAGATTTCATTAAAATTTATGAATGATTTTGATTATTTCTCCGATGCATTTGCACGTGCTTGGTTTAAATTAACACACAGAGATATGGGACCAAAAGACCGTTGGTATGGTCCTGATGTGCCTCAAGAAGATTTAATTTGGCAAGATCCTGTTCCTAAGGGTAATAAAGATTATAATGTTGATGCAGTTAAATCAAAAATTGCTGATTCAGGACTTTCAATAGCAGATATGGTTTCTACTGCTTGGGATAGTGCAAGAACTTTTAGAGGATCTGACTTTAGAGGCGGTGCCAATGGTGCGCGTATCCGTTTAGCGCCTCAAAAAGATTGGCAAGGAAACGAACCTGAACGTTTAAGTAATGTATTATCCGTTTTAGAGCCTATAGCATCTGAGTTTGGTATTAGCATTGCCGACACAATTGTTTTAGCTGGAAATGTAGGTGTTGAAAAAGCGATTAAAAATGCAGGAATGAATGTATCTGTACCATTTTCACCAGGACGAGGAGACGCTTCTAGCGAAATGACAGATCCAGAATCTTTTGCGCCATTAGAGCCATTGGCAGATGGATTTAGAAATTGGTTAAAAAAGGATTATGTGGTTAGCCCAGAAGAATTATTGCTAGATAGATCTCAACTAATGGGTTTAACAGCTCCTGAGATGACAGTCTTAATCGGAGGAATGCGTGTGATGGGAACCAATTATGGAGGAACAAAACATGGTGTATTTACTGATAATGAAGGTGCATTAACCAATGATTTCTTTGTGAATTTAACAGACATGTCTAATAGTTGGAATGCTAAAGACGGTATGTACGAAATCTGCGACCGTAAAACAGGAGTTAAAAAATGGACAGCTACTAGAGTAGATTTGGTCTTTGGCTCAAATTCTATTTTACGAGCTTATGCAGAAGTTTATGCCCAAGATGATAGCAAAGAAAAATTTGTAAAAGACTTTGTTGCAGCTTGGACAAAAGTGATGAATGCTGATAGATTTGATTTAAAATAA
- a CDS encoding TlpA family protein disulfide reductase codes for MSLTFGCKINTNNNVDFAYVGGEIINPKNNSVVLYNTKGKVVDSLTLDSNNRFIYKVEDLHPGLYSFTHGGEYQLILLEPNDSVMFRLNTYDFDESLVFTGEGARKNNYLIETYLANEQQANKLVYYAKMEPEEFNAFVEERRNKELTKFQNFLLDKEESELFKSIIETNINYNSYADKEIYPFAYFGNNKLIHIKDLPENFYAYRKSVDYNATPLSHLYAYNRFLFSYIDNLAAQKYYQHHDFHSAFDRHSIDYNKSKLDLIDSIISDETIKNNLLKYKTRDYVSYNHTESEADEMLNYYLAKSTNEEDKTYIKELVSSLKLLRQGNPIPNLEIVNYDNTEHNLNSIIDKPTIIYFWSSNSKMQYRNSHYKVKSLKYAFPQVEFVSINLNSDDDKSWKSIINNYDFPTENEYKFKYPAKARKVLAVNYLNKAIIVNENGMILHPNVNIFKSDFTEMLGSTLQKRHLIAKQ; via the coding sequence TTGTCATTAACATTTGGATGTAAAATAAACACCAATAATAATGTTGATTTTGCTTATGTTGGTGGTGAAATTATAAACCCTAAGAATAATAGTGTTGTGCTATACAACACTAAAGGAAAGGTTGTAGATTCTCTAACTCTAGATAGCAACAACAGGTTTATTTATAAAGTTGAAGACCTGCATCCTGGTCTATACTCCTTTACTCATGGTGGAGAATATCAATTGATTCTTTTAGAGCCAAATGATAGTGTAATGTTTAGACTAAATACTTACGATTTTGATGAGTCTTTAGTGTTTACAGGTGAAGGTGCTAGAAAAAACAATTACCTTATTGAAACATACTTGGCAAATGAACAACAAGCCAACAAGCTAGTGTATTATGCCAAAATGGAACCTGAAGAATTCAATGCTTTTGTTGAAGAAAGACGCAATAAAGAGTTGACTAAGTTTCAAAATTTCTTATTAGACAAAGAAGAATCCGAATTATTCAAGTCCATTATTGAAACCAATATCAACTACAATTCATATGCAGACAAGGAAATATATCCTTTTGCTTATTTTGGAAACAACAAACTTATACACATAAAAGACCTTCCTGAGAATTTTTATGCATACCGAAAATCTGTAGACTATAATGCTACTCCGTTAAGTCATTTATATGCTTACAATCGTTTTTTATTTTCTTACATTGATAACCTAGCGGCTCAGAAGTATTATCAGCACCATGATTTTCACAGTGCATTTGATAGACACTCTATAGATTACAATAAATCTAAGTTAGATTTAATTGATAGCATCATTTCTGATGAAACTATAAAAAACAATCTACTAAAATACAAAACCAGAGATTACGTAAGTTATAACCACACAGAATCTGAAGCTGATGAAATGCTAAACTATTACTTAGCCAAAAGCACAAACGAAGAAGACAAAACATACATAAAAGAGTTGGTATCCTCTCTAAAACTACTTAGACAAGGTAATCCTATACCAAATCTGGAAATTGTAAACTATGATAATACCGAGCATAATTTAAATTCAATTATAGACAAGCCAACGATTATCTACTTTTGGTCATCTAATTCTAAAATGCAGTACAGAAACAGCCATTATAAGGTTAAAAGTTTAAAATATGCATTCCCACAGGTAGAATTTGTCTCCATTAATCTTAATTCTGATGATGACAAATCATGGAAAAGTATCATTAACAATTATGACTTTCCAACCGAGAACGAGTACAAATTTAAATATCCTGCAAAAGCAAGAAAAGTGCTTGCTGTAAATTACCTCAATAAAGCTATCATAGTTAACGAAAACGGAATGATATTACATCCTAACGTCAATATCTTTAAATCTGACTTTACAGAAATGCTTGGTAGTACGCTACAAAAAAGACACCTCATTGCTAAACAATAA
- a CDS encoding putative signal transducing protein, with translation MSTIEYTKVYSGNFILVTRVKDELEAKGIVPIVKDEGESQRLAGYGSMNQGFQEVFVHNDELDKALTIVEQVKAEMEASSSE, from the coding sequence ATGAGCACAATAGAATATACAAAAGTCTACTCAGGCAACTTTATTTTAGTAACCAGAGTGAAAGACGAATTAGAAGCAAAAGGAATAGTACCTATAGTAAAAGATGAGGGCGAATCTCAACGATTAGCTGGTTATGGCTCTATGAATCAAGGTTTTCAAGAAGTTTTTGTTCATAATGATGAATTAGATAAAGCACTTACTATTGTAGAACAAGTGAAGGCTGAGATGGAGGCTTCTTCTTCTGAATAA
- a CDS encoding acyl-CoA thioesterase has translation MQTFEKTIVVSKDDLDQLNHVNNVRYVQWVQDIAEAHWLKNAPKTILDNYFWVILNHNIQYKGEALLGDELTVKTFVSKSEGLTSIRHVEITNNANDKLIVTSETKWCFMNTATKKPARIPAEVAKLFD, from the coding sequence TTGCAAACTTTTGAAAAAACCATTGTAGTCTCTAAAGATGATTTAGACCAACTCAACCACGTTAACAATGTGCGTTACGTACAGTGGGTACAAGATATTGCAGAAGCCCATTGGCTAAAAAATGCACCAAAAACCATTTTAGACAACTACTTTTGGGTCATATTGAATCACAACATACAATATAAAGGTGAAGCCTTATTAGGAGACGAATTAACTGTAAAAACCTTTGTTTCAAAATCAGAGGGCCTCACTTCTATTCGTCATGTAGAAATTACTAATAACGCTAATGATAAGCTCATAGTTACATCTGAAACAAAGTGGTGTTTTATGAATACGGCAACCAAAAAGCCTGCAAGAATACCAGCAGAAGTAGCTAAACTATTTGATTAA
- a CDS encoding right-handed parallel beta-helix repeat-containing protein — protein sequence MKRLLSFLICFIVLLFWSSCRKDFEFSPSTGNLEFAKDTVYLDTVFTNIGSSTYNLKVYNRSDDDIVIPTIQLENGVNSFYRMNVDGTTGLEGDQEGKFFENVELLANDSLFIFIETTIDISTLSSLENQFLYTDKILFDSGSNQQDVDLVTLVKDAVFIYANRDEDTGIVETLTFDVDGDGTPDETTLQGRYLENDELTFTNEKPYVIYGYAGVGAGQTLTMEPGARVHFHADSGIIVTEGGTLNINGELSTDQEVLENEVILEGDRLEPLFEDVPGQWGTIWLFNGSENNTVNYATIKNATIGILSEFGQNDTNDKLTITNSQIYNSSAFGLLGRATSITAENVVINNSGQSSFAGTLGGKYNFTHCTIANYWNSSFRQYPSLLLNDFTVDENNTIFTNTTEADFTNCIIYGNDNPELLLENEGTDFNFKFTHCLIRFNNENLEGTGNYIFSDTMRYDGIIFNVDPNFEDPFENLMRIGEDSGADSLALPLIPAGTDILNTNRDVTNPDAGAYESVVFEE from the coding sequence ATGAAGCGATTGCTATCCTTCCTTATTTGTTTTATTGTTCTATTATTCTGGAGTTCTTGCCGCAAAGATTTCGAATTCTCTCCAAGCACAGGAAATCTGGAGTTTGCAAAAGATACTGTTTACCTAGATACTGTTTTTACAAACATTGGGTCTAGTACTTATAACTTAAAAGTATATAACCGAAGTGACGATGATATCGTAATACCAACCATTCAATTAGAAAATGGAGTGAATTCATTTTATAGAATGAATGTAGATGGCACCACAGGTTTAGAAGGAGATCAAGAAGGAAAGTTCTTTGAAAATGTGGAGCTTTTGGCAAACGATAGTTTATTTATTTTTATTGAAACAACTATAGATATTTCTACACTTTCAAGCTTAGAAAATCAATTCCTTTACACAGATAAAATACTGTTCGATTCTGGAAGTAATCAACAAGATGTCGACTTAGTAACGTTGGTAAAAGATGCTGTGTTTATCTATGCCAACAGAGATGAAGACACAGGTATTGTAGAAACCTTAACCTTTGATGTCGATGGAGATGGTACACCAGACGAAACCACATTACAAGGACGTTATTTAGAAAATGACGAACTCACTTTTACAAACGAAAAACCTTATGTTATTTATGGTTACGCAGGTGTTGGCGCAGGACAAACTTTAACCATGGAACCTGGTGCTCGCGTACATTTTCATGCCGATTCTGGTATTATTGTTACCGAAGGAGGAACCTTAAATATTAATGGAGAACTCAGCACAGACCAAGAAGTTTTAGAAAATGAAGTTATCCTTGAAGGTGATCGTTTAGAACCACTTTTTGAAGATGTGCCTGGTCAATGGGGAACAATTTGGTTATTTAACGGCAGTGAAAACAATACCGTTAATTACGCTACCATCAAAAATGCAACCATTGGAATTCTATCAGAGTTTGGACAGAATGACACTAACGATAAACTAACCATTACCAATAGCCAAATTTATAATTCTAGCGCTTTTGGTTTGTTAGGCAGAGCCACGTCTATTACGGCTGAAAATGTAGTGATAAACAACTCTGGTCAATCGTCCTTTGCCGGCACTTTGGGTGGAAAATATAATTTTACACACTGTACCATTGCTAATTACTGGAATAGCAGTTTTAGACAGTATCCATCACTTCTACTTAATGATTTTACAGTGGATGAAAACAACACTATTTTCACTAATACTACAGAAGCAGACTTTACCAATTGTATCATTTATGGTAATGACAACCCAGAATTACTTTTAGAAAATGAAGGAACTGATTTTAATTTTAAATTCACCCATTGCCTCATCCGTTTTAATAATGAAAACCTAGAAGGCACAGGAAACTATATCTTTAGTGATACAATGCGCTACGATGGTATAATCTTTAATGTAGATCCAAATTTTGAAGATCCTTTTGAAAACCTAATGCGTATTGGAGAAGACTCTGGTGCTGATAGCTTGGCATTGCCATTAATACCTGCAGGTACCGATATCTTAAACACTAATAGAGATGTCACAAATCCTGATGCTGGCGCTTATGAAAGTGTGGTTTTTGAGGAATAG